The Streptomyces pactum genome contains a region encoding:
- a CDS encoding OmpA family protein, translating to MTPTPRLTLSITAVALMLATNVYGTTTAHADDDPNDPPGTEPSASAPVEVDPNDPDLKLPDGATLAQAKVLDIKSVVEEQSGDERREDTNTSVTLALQAEVLFGKDSAKLGAEAKSRITGIAEEIKTQNASRVRVFGFTDNLGSSAHGDVLSKKRANAVHDVLSQTLNDPSVTYEVRGYGEQYPISDNSTEAGRKKNRRVEISFPRSEG from the coding sequence ATGACCCCAACCCCACGCCTAACCCTGTCCATCACCGCCGTCGCTCTCATGCTCGCCACGAACGTCTACGGCACAACCACCGCCCACGCCGACGACGACCCCAACGACCCCCCAGGCACCGAACCCAGCGCCTCCGCCCCCGTGGAAGTGGACCCCAACGACCCGGACCTCAAACTCCCGGACGGCGCCACGCTCGCCCAGGCGAAGGTGCTGGACATCAAGTCGGTCGTGGAGGAGCAGAGCGGCGACGAACGCCGTGAGGACACCAACACGAGCGTGACACTCGCGCTCCAGGCAGAGGTGCTGTTCGGAAAGGACAGCGCGAAACTCGGCGCCGAGGCGAAATCCCGGATCACGGGAATCGCGGAGGAGATCAAGACCCAGAACGCCTCCAGAGTCCGCGTCTTCGGCTTCACCGACAACCTCGGCTCCTCCGCCCACGGCGACGTACTCTCCAAGAAGCGCGCCAACGCCGTACACGACGTCCTGTCCCAGACCCTGAACGACCCGAGTGTCACATACGAGGTCCGCGGCTACGGCGAGCAGTACCCCATCTCCGACAACTCGACGGAGGCCGGCCGCAAGAAGAACCGACGGGTCGAGATCTCGTTCCCGCGCTCGGAGGGCTGA